The following proteins come from a genomic window of Maribacter sp. HTCC2170:
- a CDS encoding DUF1549 domain-containing protein: MEDIIGHWVFQFLGRLHPLVVHFPIGLLVVALFMEFLTVGGKRKGLREGIHWMVYIGGALAIVSAILGWLLRTQDDYTGELVQDHQNLGIATAFLAGITVIVLLNTLSGKLSNFIFYRSSLLITVLLLTLTGHLGANLTHGEDYFGEVLRGNKDVYDSGKASELLARLQSVDSLSELQLDSLNLEVRAIMAHNCYQCHSENKHKGELILDNKRGVFKGGDSGSILVSGKPEESEMYKRISLSPNEDGVMPKKGKVLKDDEIELIKLWIKKGAHWSDRALKVFPEAELALSKPSLPESSTESHPVDQLVGAYFESHNENWTEVVDDRTFVRRVYLDIIGLLPKPEQIAAFILDQQPNKREVLIDGLLANNHGYTQHWLSFWNDLLRNDYSGTGFITGGRKQITGWLYKALEENKPYHVMIKELVNPVDGSEGFIKGIQWRGVVNASQRTEMQAAQNIGQSLMGMNVKCASCHNSFVSNLTLEQSYGFASIFADSLLELNRCDKPIGKIAQTNFLYPELGSVDAETLEDRLALLAEVMVKPENGRIYRTLTNRIWKRLMGRGIVEPVDEMDNSPWDSSLLDWLAADFIESGYNLKHLIKQILSSKAYQLPTAGYKKQEDLKAKYVFKGPVPRRMTAEQFSDAVSQIIAPMYHSVAYDPIDKGLNTRRIWHREMKFDRDVLPNPGKRYFRRHLILPNTEIEMAKVLISVDHSYTLYINGKRVSEGVDWRKVDKLNVKKMLSVGHNVIAIEGMNEGSIANPAGILFALQIDFKDGQQNIINSDKLWKSTAETPKDEWAQLDFDDTSWNVVRDYGSAHWGKLVDFVFGDEGRKFARASLVKQHPFMKAMGRPSRENVATTRDDQATLLQALELTNGTYFNNVLEEGASQWLDKYGAENEKIVETLYSRSFGRKPSPQERKVMLAALGDVPQKEALQDLFWSTLILPEFQFIY, translated from the coding sequence ATGGAAGATATAATCGGACACTGGGTATTTCAGTTTTTAGGGCGATTACATCCATTGGTAGTACATTTTCCTATAGGGTTGTTGGTTGTGGCACTTTTTATGGAATTTTTGACCGTAGGAGGTAAACGAAAGGGACTTCGGGAAGGAATTCATTGGATGGTGTATATAGGGGGGGCACTTGCCATTGTCTCGGCGATCTTAGGGTGGTTGCTTCGTACACAGGATGATTATACTGGTGAACTTGTCCAGGATCATCAAAATTTGGGAATTGCCACGGCATTCTTAGCAGGTATTACAGTAATTGTCTTGCTAAATACGCTTTCAGGAAAGCTCTCCAATTTTATTTTCTATAGATCAAGCCTATTGATTACGGTTTTGTTGTTGACCTTAACGGGACATTTAGGCGCTAATCTGACTCATGGGGAAGATTATTTCGGCGAAGTTTTACGGGGGAATAAGGATGTTTATGATAGTGGGAAAGCCTCTGAATTATTGGCTCGGCTTCAGTCAGTGGATTCATTATCTGAATTGCAGCTCGATAGCTTAAATCTTGAGGTAAGGGCCATTATGGCTCATAATTGTTACCAATGCCATAGTGAGAACAAACATAAAGGTGAATTGATTTTAGATAATAAGAGGGGCGTATTTAAAGGTGGGGATTCGGGTTCAATTCTTGTCTCCGGTAAGCCTGAGGAAAGCGAGATGTATAAAAGAATTTCACTTTCACCAAATGAGGATGGGGTTATGCCTAAAAAAGGAAAGGTGTTGAAAGACGATGAAATAGAATTGATTAAATTATGGATTAAGAAAGGGGCGCACTGGTCCGATCGAGCTTTAAAGGTTTTTCCAGAGGCCGAATTGGCTCTTTCAAAACCATCTTTGCCAGAATCCAGTACCGAAAGTCATCCTGTGGATCAATTGGTTGGCGCCTATTTTGAATCCCATAATGAAAATTGGACTGAGGTGGTCGATGATCGAACCTTCGTTAGACGAGTTTATTTGGATATCATAGGGTTGCTTCCGAAACCAGAACAAATAGCGGCATTTATACTGGACCAACAACCGAATAAGAGGGAAGTACTTATTGATGGTTTATTGGCCAATAATCATGGATATACTCAACATTGGTTGAGTTTTTGGAATGATTTACTACGTAATGACTATAGCGGCACCGGATTTATTACAGGCGGAAGAAAGCAAATTACAGGTTGGCTTTATAAAGCGCTTGAAGAAAACAAACCTTATCATGTAATGATTAAGGAACTGGTGAATCCAGTAGATGGGTCAGAGGGATTCATTAAAGGAATTCAATGGCGTGGTGTTGTCAATGCAAGTCAGCGTACTGAGATGCAAGCGGCTCAGAATATTGGGCAATCCTTAATGGGCATGAATGTAAAATGTGCCTCCTGCCACAACAGTTTCGTGAGTAATCTCACTTTAGAACAATCATATGGATTTGCTTCGATCTTCGCAGATTCCCTATTAGAATTGAATCGCTGTGACAAACCTATAGGAAAAATTGCACAGACGAATTTTCTATATCCTGAACTGGGTTCTGTTGATGCAGAAACTCTGGAAGATAGACTGGCATTACTTGCCGAAGTGATGGTGAAACCTGAAAACGGAAGAATATATCGAACCCTGACAAACCGTATCTGGAAACGTTTAATGGGTAGGGGCATTGTTGAACCTGTTGATGAAATGGATAACTCACCTTGGGATTCATCATTATTAGATTGGTTAGCGGCTGATTTTATAGAATCTGGTTATAATCTAAAACATTTGATTAAACAGATATTATCGTCAAAGGCATATCAGCTACCCACAGCTGGCTATAAGAAACAAGAAGATCTTAAGGCGAAGTACGTTTTTAAGGGGCCAGTACCTAGGCGAATGACGGCAGAACAGTTTTCTGATGCTGTAAGTCAGATCATCGCCCCGATGTATCATTCTGTGGCCTATGACCCAATCGACAAAGGGCTTAATACAAGACGCATATGGCATCGGGAGATGAAATTCGATAGAGATGTTTTGCCCAATCCTGGCAAGCGGTATTTTCGTCGACATTTGATCTTGCCCAACACCGAAATTGAAATGGCCAAAGTCTTGATTTCTGTGGACCATTCATATACACTTTATATAAATGGGAAAAGGGTATCAGAAGGAGTAGATTGGAGAAAAGTTGACAAACTGAATGTAAAGAAGATGTTGAGTGTAGGGCATAATGTAATCGCGATTGAGGGAATGAATGAAGGAAGCATCGCCAATCCTGCAGGAATCTTGTTCGCCTTACAGATTGATTTTAAGGATGGACAACAAAACATTATAAATTCTGATAAGTTATGGAAAAGCACTGCTGAAACTCCTAAAGATGAATGGGCCCAATTGGATTTTGATGACACCAGTTGGAATGTGGTACGAGACTATGGCTCGGCGCATTGGGGTAAATTAGTTGACTTCGTCTTTGGTGATGAAGGTCGAAAATTTGCTAGGGCAAGCTTAGTAAAGCAACATCCTTTTATGAAGGCCATGGGTAGACCCAGCAGGGAAAACGTTGCAACTACAAGAGATGATCAAGCCACATTGCTTCAAGCATTGGAGTTAACTAACGGGACATATTTCAATAACGTTTTGGAAGAAGGCGCAAGTCAATGGCTCGATAAGTATGGTGCTGAGAATGAGAAAATTGTTGAGACTCTTTATTCTCGTTCTTTTGGGCGAAAGCCAAGCCCTCAAGAAAGAAAGGTAATGCTTGCGGCATTGGGCGATGTACCGCAAAAGGAGGCCTTACAGGATTTATTTTGGTCTACTTTGATATTACCTGAATTTCAATTTATATACTAG
- a CDS encoding glycoside hydrolase family 2 TIM barrel-domain containing protein — MKKQFLGLLLTILSLSGSIFGQDIKPDWENPEIFGINKLEPHAFFIPFQSQESALSFDATRSDRYQLLNGYWDFSFIDNPDDTPNEFYSSEYDISSWDSIPVPSNWQLHGHGMPIYANISMPFKSNPPTVPHEGNETGLYRHKFNLDSSWSKDKTILAFDGVQSAFYLWVNGMKVGYSEGSMTTAEFDVTSFIKEGENLLAIQVIRWSDGSYMENQDFWRLSGIYRDVYLYRKPKTNVKDFQVVTDLDADYKNATLSIHLQLDSPAKIFKGTIGLILLDQAGQEIIKEKSAYQQAEVQLNFPVSNPKKWTAETPNLYTMVLNLKAEDGSLESIAKKIGFREVEIKNGQVLINGVAPLFKGVNRHEFDPHKGRALDENSMIQDIKLMKQYNFNAVRTSHYPNQTRWYELCDEYGLYVMDEANLESHDLWMNYNLSPVKFPEWKNAIVARGIAMAERDKNFTSVVMWSLGNEAGYGPNLDAMGRAIRALDLSNRPIHYESKDIGIGLNEFQEANVIGKIKGGMQFYEKMSAPANQEIGSTMYPMPDKAQENALADTLRPYIICEYAHAQGNSTGHFKQFWDIFEKNPTMQGGFIWDWVDQGLVKKDENENEYYAYGGDFGDEIGDSNFCINGLIFPNREPHPALEEVKKVQQFVKFDPVDLEAGTFKLTNKYYHTNLDFTELKWELTASGKSLNTGNIAVSNLKPEESQQVQIPIDYKSFQKNKDYHLTFKLVLKDDLNWANKGHEVAWEQFTLAEGKKEKAFKAVGNPIQQTASNNGIAFENDAFSLTFNTENGQLENYQKSGKQIFAQGPKPNLWRAPTDNDRGNPNIPFSVSNGTQWINMGLDQMQTHVGKYIIEDISDNEVDIMVKGKLKSSATTFAYETTYTLFGNGFIKINHRLIPPKVFGGMAKMAFIGGLIGILIMLLILILIRKKVKRKFVKFLLMVIPFLVLLISLAAFGYGIKDYFTMKPLAKVGMQLLLPKEAQNIDWYGRGPFENYPDRKTGSKIGLYSSTVNAQYVPYIRPQENGNKSDVDWVQMSNDSGVGLLIEGDNLNISTHNYSLENLTESAHTSDIRDSDLVTLNVDYKTSALGGSSFMYNFLEEFLLKEKEYNYSFWIKPMNNSSLKQ, encoded by the coding sequence ATGAAAAAGCAATTCCTTGGACTATTATTGACTATATTATCTCTATCAGGTTCAATTTTTGGTCAGGATATTAAACCAGACTGGGAAAATCCTGAAATTTTCGGAATAAACAAATTAGAACCTCACGCTTTTTTTATTCCTTTTCAAAGTCAGGAAAGTGCTCTTTCTTTTGATGCTACAAGGTCAGACAGATATCAACTTTTAAATGGCTATTGGGATTTTAGTTTTATAGATAATCCAGATGATACACCTAATGAATTTTATTCATCGGAATATGATATTAGCTCCTGGGATTCAATCCCCGTACCCTCCAACTGGCAACTTCACGGTCACGGAATGCCTATTTATGCTAATATTTCCATGCCTTTTAAGAGCAATCCTCCCACTGTGCCACATGAGGGTAATGAAACAGGACTCTATAGACACAAATTCAATTTAGATTCCTCTTGGTCAAAAGACAAAACCATTCTGGCCTTTGACGGTGTACAATCAGCTTTTTATCTCTGGGTGAACGGGATGAAAGTAGGTTATAGTGAGGGGAGTATGACAACAGCAGAATTTGATGTTACCTCATTTATAAAAGAAGGTGAAAACCTTTTGGCCATACAGGTTATACGCTGGTCTGATGGTAGTTATATGGAAAATCAGGATTTTTGGCGATTGAGCGGCATTTATAGAGATGTATATTTATATAGAAAGCCCAAGACCAATGTAAAAGATTTTCAAGTGGTAACTGACTTGGATGCAGACTATAAAAATGCAACGCTCTCCATTCATCTTCAATTAGATAGTCCCGCTAAAATTTTCAAAGGAACAATCGGGTTAATTCTGTTGGATCAAGCTGGTCAAGAAATAATCAAGGAAAAATCAGCATACCAACAAGCTGAAGTTCAATTGAATTTCCCAGTATCAAACCCAAAGAAATGGACAGCTGAAACTCCCAATCTATACACCATGGTCCTTAATCTGAAAGCTGAGGATGGATCTTTGGAATCCATTGCTAAAAAGATTGGATTTAGAGAAGTGGAAATCAAAAACGGGCAAGTACTGATAAATGGAGTAGCCCCGCTTTTCAAAGGTGTCAATAGGCATGAATTTGATCCACACAAAGGACGTGCTTTGGATGAGAACTCTATGATACAGGACATTAAATTAATGAAACAGTATAATTTCAATGCTGTTCGTACCTCCCATTATCCAAACCAAACCCGTTGGTATGAACTCTGTGATGAATACGGACTTTATGTAATGGATGAAGCGAATCTAGAAAGTCATGATCTTTGGATGAACTACAACCTAAGTCCTGTTAAATTCCCTGAATGGAAAAATGCAATTGTTGCACGAGGAATCGCTATGGCTGAACGTGACAAAAACTTTACTTCTGTAGTGATGTGGTCCTTAGGTAATGAGGCTGGTTATGGCCCAAACCTAGATGCTATGGGCAGGGCTATACGTGCTCTTGACCTAAGTAATAGGCCTATACACTATGAAAGTAAGGATATTGGTATTGGACTTAATGAATTTCAAGAAGCCAATGTGATAGGCAAAATCAAAGGAGGTATGCAATTCTATGAGAAAATGAGTGCTCCGGCAAACCAAGAAATTGGATCTACAATGTATCCTATGCCTGACAAGGCCCAAGAAAATGCGCTTGCCGATACTCTTAGACCTTATATAATTTGCGAATACGCCCATGCCCAAGGAAATAGCACTGGTCATTTTAAACAATTCTGGGACATCTTTGAAAAAAACCCAACCATGCAGGGAGGTTTTATTTGGGATTGGGTGGATCAGGGGTTGGTAAAAAAAGACGAAAACGAAAATGAATACTATGCTTATGGCGGTGATTTCGGGGACGAGATAGGAGATTCCAATTTTTGTATAAACGGACTGATTTTTCCCAACCGCGAGCCTCATCCAGCACTTGAAGAAGTAAAAAAGGTTCAACAGTTTGTAAAATTCGATCCTGTGGATTTAGAGGCTGGAACCTTTAAACTCACCAACAAATATTACCATACAAATCTGGATTTTACTGAACTTAAATGGGAATTGACGGCTTCCGGTAAAAGTTTAAATACCGGAAACATCGCTGTTTCAAATTTAAAGCCCGAAGAATCACAGCAAGTACAGATCCCTATTGACTACAAATCCTTCCAAAAAAACAAGGACTACCATTTAACGTTCAAGCTTGTCCTAAAAGATGATCTTAATTGGGCGAATAAAGGTCATGAAGTTGCTTGGGAGCAATTCACGTTGGCAGAAGGCAAAAAAGAAAAGGCTTTTAAAGCTGTTGGCAACCCAATTCAACAAACGGCATCAAATAACGGTATAGCTTTTGAAAATGATGCCTTTAGTCTCACGTTCAATACTGAAAATGGACAGTTAGAAAACTATCAAAAATCAGGAAAACAGATTTTTGCCCAAGGCCCTAAACCCAACTTATGGAGAGCTCCTACCGATAATGACAGGGGTAATCCAAATATCCCCTTTTCGGTTTCCAATGGTACCCAATGGATCAATATGGGATTGGATCAAATGCAAACCCATGTTGGCAAATACATAATTGAAGATATTTCTGATAATGAGGTTGATATTATGGTAAAAGGAAAATTAAAAAGCTCCGCGACAACATTCGCATATGAAACGACCTATACCTTATTTGGAAATGGTTTTATCAAAATAAATCACAGGTTGATACCACCGAAAGTTTTCGGAGGTATGGCCAAAATGGCATTTATAGGTGGTCTAATTGGCATTTTAATCATGCTTCTTATATTGATTTTGATTCGCAAAAAAGTGAAACGAAAGTTCGTTAAGTTTCTATTAATGGTAATTCCATTCCTAGTCCTTTTAATCTCTCTGGCAGCCTTTGGTTATGGCATAAAGGACTATTTTACTATGAAGCCCTTGGCAAAAGTGGGAATGCAACTGCTCCTACCTAAAGAAGCCCAAAATATAGATTGGTACGGTAGAGGTCCCTTTGAGAATTATCCTGATCGTAAAACAGGTTCCAAAATAGGGCTATATTCGTCCACTGTAAATGCCCAATATGTGCCTTATATACGCCCGCAGGAAAACGGGAATAAGAGTGATGTAGATTGGGTACAAATGAGTAATGATTCTGGTGTTGGGTTATTGATTGAGGGTGACAATCTAAATATTTCAACCCACAATTATAGTTTGGAAAATCTGACTGAATCTGCCCACACATCAGACATTAGAGATTCGGACCTGGTAACCCTAAACGTGGATTATAAAACCTCAGCACTTGGAGGCTCTTCCTTTATGTACAATTTTCTGGAAGAGTTCTTATTAAAAGAAAAAGAATACAACTATTCCTTTTGGATTAAACCTATGAATAATAGTTCTCTGAAACAATAA
- the ppk2 gene encoding polyphosphate kinase 2 has product MGESKNKSCTGAEVNYEEALACLHKELVHLQEWVRTQGLKVVIIFEGRDASGKGGTIKRFTEPLNPRVCRVVALGVPTEKEKSQWYFQRYVSHLPAAGEIVIFDRSWYNRAGVEKVMGFCTDDEYDEFLRSCPDFERMLVRSDIMLLKYWFSVSDEEQEKRFKSRIKNPLKRWKFSPMDLQSRSRWLEYSKAKDDMFAHTDTKQVPWYVVNADNKKKARLNCISHILSQIPYQEMKYENITLPPLPQHEGYVRPPMQYQTFVPEKY; this is encoded by the coding sequence ATGGGAGAATCTAAAAACAAATCATGTACAGGAGCTGAAGTAAATTATGAAGAGGCATTGGCCTGTTTACATAAAGAACTGGTACACCTTCAGGAATGGGTAAGAACCCAAGGCCTGAAAGTTGTCATTATTTTTGAGGGTAGAGATGCCTCTGGTAAAGGTGGGACCATCAAAAGATTTACTGAGCCATTAAACCCTAGGGTGTGTAGGGTAGTTGCTTTAGGGGTGCCTACCGAGAAGGAAAAATCACAATGGTATTTTCAACGTTATGTGTCACACTTGCCCGCGGCTGGGGAGATTGTAATCTTTGACAGGAGCTGGTATAATAGAGCGGGTGTTGAAAAAGTAATGGGTTTCTGTACTGATGATGAGTACGACGAATTTTTACGTTCTTGCCCTGATTTTGAACGTATGCTTGTGCGTTCGGACATAATGCTCTTAAAGTATTGGTTTTCAGTGAGCGACGAGGAACAGGAGAAACGCTTTAAAAGCCGAATTAAAAACCCTTTGAAACGCTGGAAATTCAGCCCCATGGATTTGCAATCGCGCTCTCGTTGGTTGGAGTATTCCAAAGCGAAAGATGACATGTTCGCGCATACAGATACCAAACAAGTACCGTGGTATGTTGTAAATGCTGATAATAAGAAAAAGGCCAGACTTAATTGCATCAGTCATATTCTTAGTCAAATTCCATATCAAGAAATGAAATATGAGAACATAACTTTGCCTCCCTTGCCGCAACATGAAGGGTATGTTCGTCCTCCAATGCAATACCAAACTTTTGTGCCTGAGAAGTATTGA
- a CDS encoding FdhF/YdeP family oxidoreductase, translating to MDTIFRRNVSVRGSDKFTNIKLTKPSQYAAGTLGIKVALQHGFKEMGIFRSMRAMLKMNQNDGFECPSCAWPDPDKPSKIGEFCENGAKALADESTTEKIGREFFKQHSVEEISQLTDFELNKFGRLTEPMVLRPGKIHYEPISWQESYNLVSAELKKMDSPNEAIFYTSGRSSNEAAFLYGMFARALGTNNMPDCSNMCHESSGVALLETLGIGKGSIKLEDLHGAEVVIVAGQNPGTNHPRMLSALEKCRENGGKVISVNPLEESGLVNFKNPQSIKGMFGGGQDLTNIHLPVRINMDIPLVKLILKKMAALDSVTADVFDHDFLNKFVDGYDDLINDIAGYDTQELLQMTGVNEGLVDEVVQLLASKSKVVVCWAMGLTQHKNSVATIREYINLLLLKGALGKPNAGTCPVRGHSNVQGDRSVGIMHHVNRGLNAKIEKHLGFTPPDKEGLDTVGSMKAMYDGLAKVFICLGGNFLMAASDTEYTAEAIMRCELTVQISTKLNRSHLVTGKTGLILPTFGRSEKDMKNGQLRYITLENSMGRVRQSRGLLKPISNQIKSEPELIAELADTYFEGDHTMDWKSMATDYELIRQKIDVVISGFEKTAEKSKGSGYYLPNNVRDLDFSMLPNGKAQLTINQLPNHVSEEDEFLLMTIRSHDQFNTTIYGLDDRYRGVYNERRVLFMNEEDMNALGLKKMDVVDITSNYDQTLRTAHKFLIIPYKIPKGNLAAYFPETNVLIPYNQYADKSKTPISKSVKVKIQKVQS from the coding sequence ATGGATACTATTTTTAGGAGAAATGTTTCTGTTAGGGGCTCCGATAAGTTCACCAACATAAAACTAACAAAACCGTCACAGTATGCTGCAGGAACTTTAGGTATAAAGGTTGCATTGCAACATGGGTTTAAGGAAATGGGCATTTTTCGTTCAATGAGGGCAATGCTAAAAATGAACCAAAATGACGGATTTGAGTGTCCGAGCTGCGCCTGGCCCGATCCAGACAAACCTTCAAAAATTGGTGAATTCTGTGAGAATGGCGCCAAGGCATTGGCAGATGAATCCACTACTGAGAAAATAGGCCGCGAATTTTTTAAACAGCATTCAGTCGAGGAGATTTCGCAACTTACAGATTTTGAATTGAACAAATTTGGAAGATTAACCGAGCCTATGGTTCTTCGGCCGGGAAAAATACATTATGAGCCTATTTCTTGGCAAGAATCCTATAATCTAGTATCTGCTGAATTAAAAAAAATGGACTCTCCCAATGAGGCGATTTTTTATACCTCAGGCAGGTCTAGTAATGAGGCCGCATTCCTTTATGGTATGTTTGCTAGGGCTTTAGGCACTAACAATATGCCCGACTGTTCCAATATGTGTCACGAAAGCAGTGGCGTTGCATTGTTAGAAACATTGGGCATAGGAAAAGGTTCAATTAAATTAGAGGATTTACATGGAGCAGAGGTTGTGATTGTCGCAGGTCAAAACCCAGGAACCAATCATCCAAGAATGCTTTCTGCACTTGAAAAATGTAGAGAGAACGGTGGAAAGGTTATTAGTGTTAACCCTTTAGAGGAATCCGGTCTTGTGAACTTTAAGAATCCACAGAGCATAAAAGGAATGTTTGGTGGTGGTCAAGACTTAACGAATATTCATTTGCCGGTGCGCATTAATATGGATATTCCGTTAGTGAAGCTAATCCTTAAAAAAATGGCGGCCCTTGATTCAGTTACCGCTGATGTTTTTGATCATGACTTTTTAAATAAGTTTGTTGACGGCTATGATGATCTGATAAATGATATTGCCGGTTATGATACTCAAGAATTACTTCAAATGACCGGAGTAAATGAAGGATTGGTTGATGAGGTTGTTCAGCTTTTAGCATCCAAGTCGAAGGTTGTTGTGTGTTGGGCTATGGGGCTCACCCAACATAAAAATAGTGTTGCTACCATTCGGGAATATATTAATCTTTTGTTATTGAAGGGTGCATTGGGCAAGCCCAACGCGGGCACCTGTCCTGTTCGAGGACACAGTAATGTGCAAGGAGATCGTAGTGTGGGAATTATGCACCATGTTAATAGAGGGTTGAATGCCAAAATAGAGAAACATTTAGGGTTTACACCTCCAGATAAAGAAGGGCTTGATACTGTCGGCTCAATGAAAGCCATGTACGATGGTTTGGCCAAGGTGTTCATCTGTTTAGGTGGAAATTTTTTAATGGCCGCTTCTGATACTGAATATACTGCCGAAGCAATTATGCGTTGCGAATTGACTGTTCAAATAAGTACGAAATTGAACCGCTCACATTTGGTAACAGGAAAAACAGGACTAATACTTCCGACTTTTGGTCGCTCGGAAAAGGATATGAAAAATGGTCAATTGCGATATATTACCCTAGAGAATAGTATGGGGCGGGTAAGGCAATCTAGAGGTCTATTGAAACCTATTTCCAATCAAATAAAAAGTGAGCCAGAGCTAATTGCAGAGTTGGCAGATACGTATTTCGAAGGAGATCATACTATGGATTGGAAATCCATGGCAACGGATTATGAGCTTATCCGTCAAAAAATAGATGTGGTTATCAGCGGATTTGAAAAAACGGCCGAGAAATCAAAAGGTTCAGGGTATTATTTACCCAACAATGTTCGAGACCTTGATTTTAGTATGTTGCCAAATGGGAAAGCCCAACTGACAATTAACCAATTGCCCAATCATGTTTCGGAAGAGGATGAATTTCTTTTGATGACCATTCGTTCCCATGATCAATTCAATACGACTATTTATGGACTGGATGACCGTTATCGAGGGGTTTATAATGAAAGAAGGGTGCTTTTCATGAATGAGGAGGATATGAATGCTTTGGGATTAAAAAAGATGGACGTAGTTGATATAACAAGTAACTATGACCAAACCTTGCGGACAGCCCATAAATTTCTGATTATTCCATATAAAATCCCAAAAGGAAATTTAGCCGCATATTTTCCTGAAACTAATGTACTGATCCCTTATAACCAATATGCTGATAAGAGTAAAACACCTATTAGCAAATCGGTTAAAGTAAAGATTCAAAAAGTCCAATCTTAA
- a CDS encoding DUF7009 family protein yields the protein MKIRIKENSVRFRLTPTEVKKFCEEGQIEKITKFNSTTLVYGVKQKAIEHLQVDFNNNAITLNVPKTFAKDWNNNDVVGIDHTEALSDGDSFFLLLEKDFACLDNTHEDQNDKYPNPKAGQC from the coding sequence ATGAAAATACGAATCAAAGAAAATTCAGTACGATTTAGATTAACACCCACTGAGGTGAAAAAATTCTGTGAAGAAGGTCAAATAGAAAAAATCACCAAGTTTAATTCTACTACCTTGGTATACGGTGTAAAACAAAAGGCGATTGAACATTTGCAGGTCGATTTTAATAATAATGCCATAACTCTTAATGTTCCTAAAACTTTTGCCAAGGACTGGAATAACAATGATGTTGTAGGTATTGATCATACTGAAGCACTTTCGGATGGAGATTCGTTTTTTCTTTTGCTGGAGAAGGACTTCGCTTGTTTGGATAATACCCATGAAGACCAAAACGATAAATATCCCAACCCTAAGGCTGGTCAGTGCTAG
- a CDS encoding phytanoyl-CoA dioxygenase family protein: MLTTAEIQAYKKDGFLILKNLFDQEEISLLKKAAQEDNELDRRSYGRDDGEGGTVRLSIWNHPGNNIYGLFARSERLVNVAETLLQGEVYHYHSKMILKDAKVGGAWTWHQDYGYWYNFGVLQPLLTSVTIAVDKATKENGCLQVLKGSQSLGRVNHSLTGDQAGADMERVIAAKKIFPLVYCEMEPGDAMFFDCNILHRSDQNHSDHSRWSLISCYNAARNDPYKKGQHASYSPLEKVDNEAIRNSPILGFGEHNSSDWVGPNKDQTIEKLKS, translated from the coding sequence ATGTTGACCACAGCTGAGATTCAAGCATATAAAAAGGACGGTTTCCTTATTCTTAAAAATCTATTTGACCAAGAGGAAATAAGTTTACTCAAAAAAGCAGCACAAGAAGACAATGAATTGGACCGGCGTTCTTACGGACGAGACGATGGAGAGGGAGGAACAGTACGCTTATCCATTTGGAACCATCCCGGCAATAATATTTATGGCCTATTCGCACGTAGCGAACGTCTAGTAAATGTTGCCGAAACTCTATTGCAAGGGGAAGTTTATCATTACCATTCCAAAATGATTCTTAAAGACGCTAAGGTAGGAGGGGCCTGGACTTGGCACCAAGACTATGGATATTGGTATAATTTTGGGGTCTTACAACCTTTGTTGACTAGTGTCACCATTGCCGTTGACAAAGCTACTAAAGAAAATGGTTGTCTGCAGGTACTAAAGGGGTCACAATCTTTAGGAAGGGTAAATCATTCCTTAACTGGAGATCAGGCTGGTGCCGATATGGAGCGTGTTATAGCAGCCAAAAAAATATTTCCTCTGGTCTATTGCGAAATGGAACCTGGAGATGCCATGTTCTTTGATTGTAATATACTTCATCGCTCGGACCAAAACCATTCCGATCATTCTAGATGGTCATTGATTAGTTGCTATAACGCGGCGCGTAATGATCCCTATAAAAAAGGACAGCATGCAAGTTATTCCCCTTTGGAAAAAGTAGATAATGAGGCTATCAGGAATTCCCCCATTTTGGGCTTTGGCGAACATAACTCTTCTGATTGGGTAGGCCCGAACAAAGATCAAACAATAGAAAAACTCAAGTCTTAA